In the genome of Macrobrachium nipponense isolate FS-2020 chromosome 42, ASM1510439v2, whole genome shotgun sequence, one region contains:
- the LOC135213340 gene encoding uncharacterized protein LOC135213340, whose product MSDNAAKSKADFFSVAGKSFLVYVDRLSGWPVVVKFGTNTTAEVTTRHFSHIFRDFGVPVRLMTDGGPQFTNSEFKNFLGRWGVQHVMSTPHYLQSNGHAEAAVKVKHFILKVAPSGNIDIEDFDRGL is encoded by the coding sequence ATGTCAGATAATGCAGCCAAGTCAAAAGCTGATTTCTTCAGTGTTGCTGGGAAATCTTTCCTCGTGTATGTAGACAGGCTATCTGGATGGCCAGTAGTGGTAAAATTTGGTACTAATACTACAGCAGAAGTAACGACACGTCACTTCAGCCACATCTTCCGAGACTTTGGTGTTCCAGTAAGGCTGATGACAGATGGTGGACCTCAGTTCACCAACTCTGAATTCAAGAATTTTCTGGGCAGATGGGGTGTTCAACATGTGATGTCCACACCCCACTATCTCCAAAGCAATGGCCATGCTGAGGCAGCTGTAAAGGTCAAACATTTTATCCTAAAAGTAGCCCCTTCTGGGAATATCGACATCGAAGACTTTGACAGAGgattgtag